A single window of Hirundo rustica isolate bHirRus1 chromosome 16, bHirRus1.pri.v3, whole genome shotgun sequence DNA harbors:
- the LOC120759944 gene encoding centrosome-associated protein CEP250-like isoform X1, whose product MAGRAGYGERSSGSLRRRLRSAEEAQQRQAGLVRQLQDEVLQYQTWCRELEQQVKAGGGSLPGRWEATADRSLEKALLQVEEEQQRCENLAEVNTLLREHLEKASEVNSALKEDVGKLTVDWMRAREELELKESEWCSERELYDSYLRGEHNRLLSLWRQVVTFRRHFREMKTATDRDLSELKAEQMRLSGSILVSCSRLNSCVQLRESIPLGKPVLKDQAEQQMEPKINQTAQEVIALQVKWDMEKKELQERVMELSALLVQSQKQNEEKEKTMKTLNDTVEILESCWTEKEFEASLTNTTKEENLFLQKLIKNITEMVLDDSDSMVSIICTDSSQHADSGDIFSAPRSVDAGHAFGLVLEALARMRGATWALREELSARQDSNNFLLQQQRHQEEKCREVQQRLEQLEETCKKSSSHQQHLQSLVETLRSDCANLEKTREELQEQLALTEQEASRLRQSNAELQMKEESAQAEKAKQQDRMERAHHEQELLVKDLAALEEKHSLLQSELVVKRQTVEKLQLQKDLLEQEKDEFVMALEKAERSVAELTGSQNKLNAERADLQAAAAKMSSINEALALDKVQLNKYVWQLEQEKEVLSAKVDEVERAKICEQEKLNFCERANEELCAEKARLEQLLKKAEEQWEELCLELRTLREEKAETQEKFHQVSQEQESLSRALEQLHQECSGQGHALAQVCREKELLGQEKAALEGRLAAMEQQQHDLSKQLAESRSAKESLESSLFAAQQQISQLEITRNHLEAQVLTVMQAKEVIQGEVKCLQHELEAERALRRQEQEDTAQQLLQAEQQCHESLRLQEAAQQLQIKELMQDLASERERHRAELQEILEEWEREKAEREQEHEKVLLEMRQKVATLQAQQEEEQTRFENAKREILLGEQKEKRALSEALLQTQGELSQARQQVEQLRQEVKEQQEKGQTIKAELQGELQEARTEIQAAQKRHKEELKGIKEEMNLLLEQREALQKQVGELTSQLAASRESQERTVQRAQQEVNEAQEESRQKLLEVEHVQKMLEEAEHQNKELQVHLQNLERERSHWEEVAQQNSELQASVNAVESEKARLTLSLEEKDLSLRTLEENNLAQINQTSQLRSALNQAEELHSEHRRELQELNTQIQALQDTVLQMEASQAAREKQLLQELEESRAGERGLKDSVRVLETEVSELHVRLQSSENRAEALATQCQQASGAQQETQSHLDKLLLVLHHMIRGSRDVVTRSSEEGHVMGLTASQAGDVPAELTVDRVAAAVQDLQQHLEHSQKDLNDARKKIQALELELSTGQAQMDNLRARNQELQIQLEESEQAMWRAEHQKTSLETALKEEAIALKQEAVTFRQEVASLQGKLENLEKERNDVQHEWDRLQADKEKLEYEIKLLEESVTASETRANAAIDKNHSLEQELQTALSMLKIKNEEVQNQGKKMEILQKEVAESKALQEHLTHVTAVLSEREGEMKVYQEQMRMLEKQKEMHKTALNQVIKDITEKEQKTESQQEQIQELEKQQEKQRIVLGKMSQELEEKDQEIRSQKELIRELEKQLELQNSAVSRVSKELEERHLEIKFQEEKIMILEQHGAVQVRNLLVDLDAMKGNLKEKRLELLSLTQQIQELEKEREDVKSLNASLEHLRTVLKDRESECDTQREELRLLQQQKEQQDGHLQELLGKVEIMTLSLSRKEQELESQQKQMQEGEEVMEMQLKTVRDQLEQTIATLKEKDRLMDIQKQQTRSYEEKTEEQMNVLHRDLEYSRTVLKEKDLVIESQKELIETFQKQKQDSEQQKQILQCLQVELKEKEQEILSLRNQCEACKEKEEKHEAEQRNFHTTSLTLKEKEEKICVLEDTITTLQQQKEETAVQMKAILQKLEDVESSLKTRDQEIASLQEHVRDLQEQKEVAGKQAKGLEQDLDKASQMLQKNHLEFLKQTEQMKAFQLREESMKVALTSCQKQVTLLEEVMRKKDEDNDALRQKLQHAEEELKTLQNLQLRLTEKNEEVRHDGEQEFPKEAFPEKEGEIKAQSEQKQLEEEIRALREDLQHVQQTLTKKDKEIKYQTDRVKYLKDTLIEREQELRRQSELLKELTLALQWKDEGETLKKQIQKLQKWEEEEVEKRKILQERDHFLQRQKEITQQLEAERETNGKELEHVAAALKQRESREHAWRENTQVLSAALNKSEMANGNLKREITILQRMVSERDTDRFHQQQAVAEGEQLSWLSEKRLMLQSLECLQRAVAKLENESVELKQQNTELRTTLEQVEHERRRLKRCFRGRLLPDASGISLSESEQCKLPTSREEESHAHCSQRLADLQNQVSLLQSQLARDRQHRQNYIESCARTSQELSDLHQELSCSFAAVLKETKAAVLEAETRKLDRSLSLNSALTSLDRQSLGKQPEHPRARPARIDHDLSSAPELHTWETEPPG is encoded by the exons ATGGCAGGTCGCGCGGGCTACGGGGAGCGGAGCTCGGGCTCgctgcggcggcggctgcggagCGCGGAGGAGGCGCAGCAGCGTCAGGCGGGACTGGTGCGGCAGCTGCAGGACGAG GTACTGCAGTACCAGACCTGGTGTCGAGAGTTGGAGCAGCAAGTGAAAGCTGGAGGG GGATCCCTTCCAGGCAGGTGGGAAGCCACAGCAGACCGCAGCCTGGAGAAAGCGCTGCTTCAGGTggaagaggagcagcaaag GTGTGAGAATCTGGCAGAAGTGAACACCCTCCTGCGGGAGCACCTCGAAAAAGCCAGTGAGGTTAATTCTGCCCTCAAAGAAGATGTTGGAAAACTGACGGTGGATTGGATGAGGGCccgggaggagctggagctgaaggaGAGTGAATGGTGCAGTGAACGTGAG CTTTATGACAGCTACCTAAGGGGGGAACATAACCGTCTGCTGAGCCTGTGGCGGCAGGTGGTGACCTTCCGCCGCCATTTCCGGGAAATGAAGACTGCCACGGACCG AGATTTGTCAGAGCTGAAGGCGGAACAAATGAGGCTTTCTGGATCTATTCTCGTGAGCTGCTCCCGCCTGAACTCCTGTGTGCAGCTTAGGGAGTCCATCCCTCTGGGTAAACCTGTCCTGAAGGATCAGGCAGAGCAGCAAATGGaaccaaaaataaaccagaCAGCTCAGGAAGTGATAGCCTTACAAGTCAAGTGGGACATGGAGAAGAAAGAGCTTCAGGAGAG GGTGATGGAGCTCTCAGCCTTGCTTGTACAGTCTCAGAAGCAGaatgaggagaaggagaagaccATGAAAACACTTAACGACACAGTGGAGATTCTA GAATCATGTTGGACAGAGAAAGAATTTGAAGCTTCACTGACTAACACCACCAAAGAAGAGAATCTTTTCCTTCAAAAGCTCataaaaaatatcactgag ATGGTGTTAGACGACAGTGACAGCATGGTCAGCATTATCTGCACTGACAGTTCCCAGCATGCAGACTCTGGAGACATCTTTTCAGCTCCAAGATCTGTTGATGCAGGGCATGCCTTTGGATTGGTTCTGGAAGCACTGGCAAGGATGCGAGGGGCAACATGG GCCCTGAGAGAAGAACTTTCTGCTAGGCAGGACTCAAACaacttcctgctgcagcagcagagacatcAGGAAGAGAAGTGCAGGGAGGTGCAGCAAAGGCTTGAGCAACTGGAGGAGACATGTAAGAAGTCCAGCAGCCACCAACAGCACCTTCAGTCTTTAGTAGAAACACTCAGAAG TGACTGTGCAAACCTTGAGAAAACTAGGGAGGAGTTACAGGAACAGCTTGCATTAACAGAGCAAGAAGCTTCACGTCTGCGTCAGAGTAACGCTGAGCTGCAGATGAAGGAAGAGTCAGCCCAGGCTGAAAAGgcaaagcagcaggacaggatgGAGAGAGCACACCATGAGCAGGAGCTCCT AGTGAAGGATTTGGCTGCGCTTGAGGAAAAACACTCATTATTGCAGAGCGAGCTGGTAGTCAAGAGACAGACAGTGGAGAAATTGCAGCTTCAGAAGGATCTGCTGGAGCAAGAGAAGGATGAGTTTGTCATGGCTCTGGAGAAG GCAGAGCGGTCAGTGGCAGAGCTGACAGGGTCTCAGAACAAGCTGAATGCTGAAAGAGCTGatctgcaggctgcagcagcaaagatgAGCAGCATCAATGAAGCTCTTGCATTGGACAAAGTGCAGCTGAACAAATATGTGTGGCAG CTGGAGCAAGAGAAGGAAGTTTTGTCTGCTAAAGTGGATGAAGTGGAGAGAGCAAAGATCTGTGAGCAGGAGAAGCTGAACTTCTGTGAAAGAGCAAATGAAGAGCTCTGTGCAGAGAAAGCCCGGCTagagcagctgctgaagaaagcagaggagcaatgggaggagctgtgcctggagctTAGGACACtgagagaggagaaagcagaaaccCAGGAGAAATTCCATCAG GTTTCCCAGGAGCAAGAGTCATTGAGcagggctctggagcagctgcaccagGAATGCTCTGGCCAAGGGCACGCACTGGCCCAGGTGTGCagagagaaggagctgctgggccaggAGAAGGCTGCCCTTGAGGGCCGACTGGCAgccatggagcagcagcaacatGACCTTTCcaagcagctggcagagagcag GTCAGCAAAGGAGAGCCTGGAATCCAGCCTgtttgctgctcagcagcagataTCTCAGCTGGAGATCACCAGAAACCATCTGGAGGCTCAAGTGCTCACGGTCATGCAGGCCAAGGAGGTGATACAAG GAGAAGTGAAGTGCTTGCAACAtgagctggaagcagagagagctctcaggaggcaggagcaggaagacACAGCTCAACAGCTcttgcaggcagagcagcagtgtcaTGAAAGCCTCAGGCTTCAGGAAGCTGCTCAGCAACTGCAAATAAAGGAGCTCATGCAAGACCTG GCAAGTGAGCGTGAAAGGCACCGTGCAGAGTTGCAGGAGATACTGGAGGaatgggaaagagagaaggccgagagagagcaggagcacGAGAAGGTGCTGTTGGAGATGAGGCAGAAAGTTGCCACCTTGCAGGCCCAACAAGAAGAGGAACAAACTAGATTTGAGAATGCCAAGCGAGAG atcctgctgggagagcagaaggagaagaggGCTTTGTCAGAGGCACTGCTCCAAACTCAGGGAGAGCTCAGCCAAGCCCGGCAGCAGGTCgagcagctcaggcaggaggTGAAGGAGCAGCAAGAGAAGGGGCAG ACCatcaaggcagagctgcaaggTGAGCTACAGGAAGCTCGGACTGAAATCCAGGCAGCACAGAAGAGGCACAAAGAAGAACTAAAAGGCATCAAAGAGGAAATGAATCTCCTCCTTGAGCAGAGGGAGGCTCTACAAAAGCAG GTGGGAGAGTTGACATCTCAGCTGGCAGCCTCCCGAGAGTCCCAGGAAAGAACTGTCCAGAGAGCCCAGCAAGAAGTGAATGAGGCCCAGGAAGAGTCAAGGCAGAAGCTGTTGGAGGTTGAGCATGTCCAGAAgatgctggaggaggcagaacaTCAGAACAAGGAGCTGCAAGTGCACCTGCAGAActtggagagggaaaggagtcATTGGGAAGAAGTGGCACAGCAAaattcagagctgcaggcttCCGTGAATGCCGTAGAGAGTGAAAAAGCCAG GTTGACTCTGTCTCTGGAAGAAAAGGATCTGAGCCTCAGAACCCTGGAAGAAAACAATCTGGCCCAGATCAATCAGACATCTCAGCTTCGTTCTGCCCTTAATCAGGCTGAGGAGCTCCACTCAGAGCATAGAAGAGAACTGCAGGAGCTCAACACCCAG ATCCAGGCCCTGCAGGACACAGTGCTGCAGATGGAGGCTTCCCAGGCAGCTcgggagaagcagctgctgcaggagctggaggagtcCCGAGCAGGAGAACGGGGCTTGAAGGACTCTGTGCGTGTGCTGGAAACTGAGGTGTCTGAGCTGCATGTGAGGCTCCAGAGCTCTGAGAACAGAGCAGAGGCCTTGGCCACACAGTGTCAACAGGCCAGTGGTGCCCAGCAGGAAACTCAGTCCCACCTGGACAAACTGCTCTTGGTTCTCCACCACATGATCAGGGGCAGCAGAGACGTGGTCACTCGGAGCTCAG AAGAGGGTCATGTTATGGGCCTGACTGCTTCACAGGCTGGGGatgtccctgcagagctcacagTGGACAgagtggcagcagctgtgcaagacctgcagcagcacctggagcattCCCAGAAAGATCTG AATGATGCAAGAAAGAAGATACAGGccttggagctggagctgagcacaGGACAGGCTCAGATGGACAATCTCAGGGCTCGCAATCAGGAGCTGCAGATACAGTTGGAGGAAAGTGAGCAAG caatgTGGAGAGCAGAGCACCAGAAGACCTCTCTAGAAACTGCCCTGAAAGAAGAGGCCATTGCCCTGAAGCAAGAGGCTGTGACTTTTCGTCAGGAGGTGGCATCTCTGCAGGGGAAATTGGAAAacctggagaaggaaaggaatgaCGTGCAG CATGAATGGGATAGGCTGCAGgcagataaagaaaaactgGAGTATGAGATAAAACTTCTGGAGGAATCAGTCACAGCCTCTGAAACCCGAGCGAATGCAGCAATAGACAAGAATCACTCCCTTGAACAAGAACTCCAAACTGCACTGTccatgttaaaaattaaaaatgaggaaGTGCAAAAccaggggaagaaaatggaaattcttCAGAAAGAGGTAGCAGAGAGCAAGGCTTTGCAGGAGCATCTCACTCATGTGACTGCAGTCCTGtcagagagggagggagaaatgAAGGTGTACCAAGAGCAGATGAGAAtgttggaaaagcagaaagaaatgcatAAAACTGCTCTTAATCAGGTTATTAAGGACataacagaaaaagaacagaagacAGAATCCCAACAGGAACAGATacaggagctggaaaagcagcaagaaaagcaaaggattgTTTTAGGCAAAATGAGCCaagagctggaagagaaggaccAGGAGATCAGATCCCAGAAAGAACTGATaagggagctggagaagcagTTAGAATTGCAGAACTCTGCTGTCAGCAGGGTGAGCAAAGAGCTGGAGGAGAGACACCTGGAGATCAAATTccaggaggagaaaataatGATTCTAGAACAGCATGGTGCAGTACAAGTCAGAAATCTGCTTGTGGATCTTGATGCTATGAAAGGAAACCTGAAGGAGAAAAGGTTGGAGCTTCTTTCTCTGACTCAGCAGATTCAAGaactggaaaaggagagagaagatgTGAAATCTCTAAATGCTAGCCTTGAACACCTGAGGACTGTTCTTAAGGACAGAGAGAGTGAGTGTGACACTCAAAGGGAAGAGTTAAGGCTCttgcagcagcaaaaggaacagCAAGATGGGCATCTGCAAGAGCTTCTTGGTAAAGTAGAAATCATGACACTTTCTTTATCTAGAAAAGAACAAGAGCTTGAGTCGCAACAAAAGCAAATGCAGGAAGGTGAAGAAGTCATGGAAATGCAGTTAAAGACTGTCCGTGACCAACTGGAACAGACCATAGCaaccttaaaagaaaaagacagactTATGGACAtccaaaagcaacaaacaaggagctatgaggaaaaaacagaagaacagaTGAATGTCTTGCACAGAGACTTAGAATACTCTAGGACAGTactgaaagaaaaggatttagtGATTGAATCTCAGAAGGAACTGATTGAGACCttccaaaaacaaaagcaagactCCGAACAGCAGAAGCAAATTCTGCAGTGTCTTCAAGTGGaactaaaggaaaaagagcaggaaatttTGTCCCTTAGAAACCAATGTGAGGCAtgcaaggaaaaggaggaaaagcacGAAGCTGAGCAAAGAAATTTCCACACAACATCACTgactctgaaagaaaaagaggaaaagatttGTGTTCTGGAGGACACCATCACAACACTTcaacagcagaaggaagagacagCGGTGCAGATGAAAGCCATACTGCAAAAACTAGAAGATGTTGAATCTTCTCTTAAAACTAGAGATCAAGAGATAGCGTCTTTGCAAGAGCATGTCCGGGACCTTCAAGAGCAGAAGGAGGTGGCAGGCAAGCAGGCCAAAGGTCTAGAGCAGGATCTAGACAAAGCAAGCCAGATGCTGCAGAAGAACCATTTGGAGTTCCTCAAGCAGACAGAGCAAATGAAGGCGTTCCAGCTTCGTGAAGAAAGCATGAAAGTAGCACTAACATCATGCCAGAAGCAAGTGACTCTGCTTGAGGAAGTGATGAGGAAGAAAGATGAAGACAATGATGCTCTTAGGCAAAAACTCCAGCATGCAGAAGAAGAACTGAAGACTTTGCAGAATCTCCAGCTTAGGCTAACTGAGAAGAATGAAGAGGTTAGACATGATGGAGAGCAAGAGTTCCCAAAAGAAGCCTTCCCTGAGAAAGAAGGAGAGATTAAGGCTCAAAGTGAGCAAAAGCAGTTAGAGGAGGAGATAAGAGCTCTTCGGGAAGATCTCCAGCATGTTCAGCAGACTCTGACAAAGAAGGATAAAGAGATCAAGTACCAGACAGACAGAGTCAAGTATTTAAAGGATACTCTGATAGAGAGAGAACAAGAGCTTAGGAGGCAGAGTGAACTCCTGAAAGAATTAACATTGGCTTTGCAATGGAAAGATGAAGGGGAAACcctaaaaaaacaaatccaaaaacttcaaaaatgggaggaagaggaagtagagaagaggaaaattctCCAGGAGAGAGACCATTTCTtgcaaaggcagaaggaaattaCCCAACAATTGGAAGCTGAGAGGGAAACCAATGGCAAAGAGTTGGAGCATGTGGCTGCTGCTTTgaagcagagagaaagcagagaacACGCATGGAGAGAGAACACTCAAGTCCTGAGTGCTGCACTGAACAAGAGTGAAATGGCCAATGGGAATCTGAAGAGAGAGATAACCATCCTGCAGAGAATGGTTTCAGAGAGAGACACAGACCGATTTCATCAACAG CAGGCTGTTGCTGAAGGGGAGCAGCTGTCATGGCTGTCAGAGAAGAGGCTCATGTTGCAGAGCTTGGAATGTCTGCAGCGAGCAGTAGCAAAGTTGGAAAATGAAAGCGTGGAGCTCAAGCAACAAAACACTGAACTTAGGACGACTCTTGAGCAG GTGGAACACGAACGGAGGAGACTGAAGAGATGTTTTAGGGGTCGGTTACTCCCAGATGCCTCTGGAATTTCTCTCTCCGAGTCTGAGCAGTGCAAATTGCCCACTTCTAGAGAG gaGGAGTCTCATGCTCACTGCAGTCAGCGCTTAGCTGACTTACAGAACCAG gtgtccctgctgcagtcacagctgGCCCGGGACCGACAGCACCGGCAGAACTACATTGAGAGCTGTGCAAGGACCAGCCAGGAGCTTTCAGACCTTCACCAGGAGCTGTCCTGCTCCTTTGCCGCTGTACTCAAGGAGACCAAAGCTGCTGTTCTGGAAGCAGAGACTCGGAAGCTGGATCGGTCTCTGAGCCTTAACTCAGCACTAACATCCCTGGACCGTCAGTCTCTGGGGAAACAGCCCGAGCATCCAAGAGCCAGACCTGCCAGAATCGATCATGACCTGAG ctcagcccctgaACTCCACACCTGGGAGACTGAGCCACCAGGCTGA